The nucleotide sequence AGATGCCCCCTCACACGGCTCTGGCGGCTATTAAGTCTTCCGGCGACGGAGGCTTCTGCCTCGGAAAGAGGCGAAGATAGTGAGGAGAACAGCGTGGGGGCGCGGCCGCTTCCTCCCAATCCAGCGGTGCCTTCTGGATGGCAGCCCCCTCCCCGACCCAACCGGCCGGCCTGCCGTCGGCCGCAGCTGCCGCTACAGGGACGGCTGGGAGGCGCTCCGCCGCTGGCCGGCAGCTGGGACCCAGCAGTGGGGGCGACGGCTGGCTGGGGTCATTTGTTGGCCACGGCAGAAAGCTGGTCTCGGATGCGGCCCAGCCCGTCCAGCATAGTGTCCAGCGTTTCCTTACTCAGCTCCACGGTGACAGCTGAGACAGAAGGCTTGTCTCCACACAGACTAGGATCTTCCTGGATCTGCAAAGAGAACGTGGCCCAAAAGTCAGAGCCGCCCCTCTTCCCATCGCCCTGCAGGTGAGCCCTGGACCTGGGAGCCCTACCTGGCTTTCCTGAACCTCTGAGGACAGGCCCTTGGCTCAGAGCTACACAGCGTCCTAGCCCTGGAGTTGTTTAGCACATGGGATTCCCAGAGGCTCGGGAAAGTTTCCATCCATAAGGGGTGCTGAGGGAGAGTATCGGAGAAGCCGAGGCTCACTCACCCCTCGGACCCCCGACTCTGGGCCGTCAAGTGAGAAGGTGCTGGGGGGCCCACACTGCTGCTCTACGCAGAGGGAGCCAGGGTACATGGGACTCCACCGGGGTGCAGAATAAATATTACAGCTTCTAGTTAGGGTTATCTGTTTCTTTAAGAACAAAAGAAGAGTCTACTAATATCTAAAGACTTAGTTGTTAGAGGCACCcctactttttcattttcttacaggTGTGATTTTCTGGGTGTGTGGTTAAGTGAACACAGCATCACTAAACAAACCCTAAAATGGACATGCAGTTTAAAAAGATTCCAGAAAGAACTGTAAAGTGAAGGTAACACCGAGGAGGCAAGAGTGTGCGAGCAAGAAAACGAAGGGCTGACAGTTGTCTAACTGCTAACAGGAGCTCCCGCTCAGCCACATCACAAACAGCAGCGGCCAAATCCATCGGACAGGCAGTTGCCTGAGAGGCACCAAAATTATCAAGAGGGCAGTCTGAAGTCTGATGGCGCGCGCCCCCGTGGAAGCTAAACTTTCCCGTCAGTGTGTTAGGTAAACTTCAGGGATCAGCAAACGGTTTTTAAAACTTGTGCTTTGTGTCTGTCGTACCACTTTAAACTGTCTACTTTTGGTCTATGTTTTATTATGTCTGTAATATGTTAATACAGTAGTATTATGTATACTTGACAAATAAAGACTCCCTCTGGGTGCTAAATTTTTTCCTACGGGGTTACAGGTCCCAGAGCTTGGGGACTGGCATTTTCGATGGCATGCGGGGGGGCAAGTCGCTACAGCCCCTTCGTTCCTTCTCACGAGCACGGCGGCAGACGTACCTTCATCTGGAGCAGGCAGGTGGGGACGGCCATGCGGCTGATGCTGTCAGAGGAGGTTTTGATGTCCACTCTCCAGTCCAGGTCGACTAGGCGTGGCAGAGAGACTGTGAAGGAGACAGCACGGCTCAGAGCTCACGCCCCTCACGTTCCCAAGCCCTTACTCTGTGACAGACAGCCCCGATGGCTGTGTCATGCTCCCGGGCCGCAGAGCAAGTCTCTGAGGGAGGCAGAAGCCGGGGTTCAAGACCTCACAGGAAGTCACAGGCCTTCTTCGCTACTGCTCTGTGCTGCCTGTGCTTAGCACCGATTCACGGTGGGCGCCCGTCCAGGCTTCTGCCGGCACACACGACCCTCCGGATGTCGGCACAGAACGAGAGACAACACAAGGCAGGGAAGATGAGGTTGGGCCTGAGCCTTAGGAAATGTGTCGCTTCGACAACAGTGGAGAGAGCTCTGGTTTGAGAGGGAGAGTCGGCTTGAAGCTGGGTTCCACCGCTTCTCTaacctctgagcctgtttcctcatctgtaaagtggggataaccTTAGCCTAgctcccgggggtgggggtgggggtggggggggggtggggaggaccaaATGAGTTAATGCTAGAGTTTGTCAACACTGTGACTGGCTAGTAAGTATAGTAACCATTTATGACATACCTCTTTTATTTCAATCTTTCAAACTAATTCAATTTCCATTactgtttttttcctaatggaAATATAATAGTTTTAAGTACTTCACTTTCTGCTTtgcctatttccttttttttatataaacaacACACCCTTATTATATTAAGttcacaatcagaaaaaaaaacgaaaaagtgctgatgaaaaagaaaagcacaacaCACAGTTCACCGGGATTAGGTTAATGCACACTGAGCTCTGGTTACCAACTCCGGCCGCCTGGCAGATGTAGAGCCGGGGCCGGAAAGGAAGGGTAGGGAGGAAGGTGGGTTTCTGGGTACTCACTCTGATTTGCTTGGGCTTCAGTTCGCCAAGTGGAGCTGTTCAAGAgggaaagatgaggaaaaaataatggaagaggGATGAGAACCGACACCGAGAGAGGCCCGTGGACCTGGACCTCTACCCCTTCCGGGGTCTTTAAGCCTGTAATCACTTCCTGACGGGAAAGGACCACAGAAATGTTTGCCTCCAAGAAGCAGTTTTCTGTCTGTTTTACACAACTCAGTGATGTGAAGGCCTTAAGTGCTGTTAGTTTTCATAGCTTagaagggcgtctgggtggctcagttggttacgtttTCATaggtagggaaaaagaaaaaaagaaaaggcttgtGCACGGCATTCGCCCTGCACTATCGTTCTCCGAGACAAAACAGGAAGGGTCAATCTATTCTCCTGTACTGAGCACCCGCTCCACAAAGTAATGCATCTTCTGCAGACACACCCGAGCAGACCTGTCTAGTGCTACGGCAAAGAGCGCCACAGTGAGGTGCCAAGCACAGGCAAAATAAAACATGGTCACGTGTGAGGaagtttctgaaaaaataaaacccttggCAATAGGCATTATCTGTTATTACAATTCCGTTCAAGCCTACTGCTAACCAGCAGCTAATTGGTTCTGCTTAAATTGTATGTATCCAAAGGATTTTCCcagaaaatatttagataattcacaaaagaaacaaaaatgactgattaaacatatgaaaaagaggagcgcctgggtggctcagtcggttgagcatccgactttggctcaggtcatgatctcgcggttcatgagtttgagccccacattgggctctgtgctgacagctcggagcctggagcctgcttcggattctgtgtctccccctctctctctgcccctcccctgctcgctctctctcttgctctctctgtctctcaaaaataaataaacgttaaaaaataatttaaaacacatgaaaaagacaTCTGACATCACTAGTATCAAAGATACATAAACTGAAATGAGGTGCATTtgccatctgtaaactgggggaAAACGTGAAACAAATTCCCTCCGTGCTGATGAAGGCGTGGGGACGGGGCTCTTGTGTCCTGCTGGTGGAACACAGTTGGTGCAACCTTTCTAATGGCCAACTTGAGAATATAAAGCAAAGCCTCACTCTGGCCTTTAACCAATAAGGAAATGATTAAGCATGTGAGCAAAACTTCCACAGTAAAATTTTCACTGAAGTGAAAGCTGCCATTAGCCTAAACATCCAACACTAGGGAATTTCTTAACTAAACTATACACAATTTCTCCACATAAAGAATACatttagccattaaaaatgacACTGAAGATAAATATTGACCCGAAGTATCATTATAAAAGCATTACAAGGAATTCTCAAGAAACGAGCACTTACATGTGTTCCAGGATGATTTTCGTCAGCAGGTTTTTGAGGTTTTGGTGGAAATTTTCAGGAAAGAGAGCCAGAATCGCCTCGGCAGAGGACAGGTCACGGAACACGGCCAGCCTGGTGAGGCGGTGCAGAGCCCGGAGCAGCTGCGGGACAGTGTGTGGTgacggggtgggtgggggcgggctTGTGCTCCCCGAGGGCCTGCGACTCGCTGCCACAGTCACCTGAACGGTCCCATGGGTCCTGACGCCCATGTGCCTTGCCCCACCTCTACGTCCACCTGCTGTTCTAGAAGACAGGTGTAGCTGCCTGACCTAGGAACCTGTCAACATGCCAGAAACTTCTGTTTGGGAACAAAGGGTTAATAAGCCCTCTTTCCTTGTGCACAGAATCTGACCTTCAGTTCACTTTCCAGCCTGTTCCCTGGTAACGCGAGAGAAGTGAAAAGTTAGCTGTGTTACTAGGCGACACTGCCTCAGGTCACTGCCTGGGGTCACTGCCTCGGGACCAGGAGGTCCGCATGAACTCCCTGAGCTCGGCTTCCGGCTGCACACTGCCTGCCCCAACCTGAAGCTGGGCGTACTGAATCGTTACCAGAGATACTGGCTCCCGAGGGGGCTGGCCTTTCAATCCAGGGTGTCCTAGTCCGTAGGCTGTCACCGAGGAGGGCAAAGAGAACAAACGGATCAGGTGGCTGTGCTGACTGCCCAGGGGTTCCTGACGCTGCCCCGCTAGGCTGCCGTGTTCCACTCTGTCCTTCCAACCAATTGTGCAGCCCAGTGTGGCCTGCGGTTGTCTGGGAGCCTAACAGTGCTTAGCTGAAAGCAAGAATCCGGAGGGAACTAGGGCTTTTTCGGATGCCGCGGGAGGACCTGCAGCCGCAGAGGCACAACCGAGAGGTGAGGGGGCATTAGCCCTCCACTGATGAGGGTGCAAGTTAGTGGATCGATGCCCTCCAGGGTGGCAATTCAGGGCTGTGTTCCCCAGGGTTTCTTACAGGATCCCCTGATTGAGCGCTGTCACCCACAGCAGTAACCAGACATCAATGCAACCCTTCACGGCTTTGCTCTCCTTCCCTGCTGGGTTTTtc is from Neofelis nebulosa isolate mNeoNeb1 chromosome 10, mNeoNeb1.pri, whole genome shotgun sequence and encodes:
- the COMMD9 gene encoding COMM domain-containing protein 9 isoform X2 — protein: MAALTVENFAALQSLLKLLRALHRLTRLAVFRDLSSAEAILALFPENFHQNLKNLLTKIILEHISTWRTEAQANQISLPRLVDLDWRVDIKTSSDSISRMAVPTCLLQMKIQEDPSLCGDKPSVSAVTVELSKETLDTMLDGLGRIRDQLSAVANK
- the COMMD9 gene encoding COMM domain-containing protein 9 isoform X1, with the protein product MAALTVENFAALQSLLKASSKDVVRQLCQESFSSSAVGSKKLLDMTCSSLSVTQEEAEQLLRALHRLTRLAVFRDLSSAEAILALFPENFHQNLKNLLTKIILEHISTWRTEAQANQISLPRLVDLDWRVDIKTSSDSISRMAVPTCLLQMKIQEDPSLCGDKPSVSAVTVELSKETLDTMLDGLGRIRDQLSAVANK
- the COMMD9 gene encoding COMM domain-containing protein 9 isoform X3 — protein: MPPRLDGGETNQITDVQALYKCPLLRVSGAGFRDWCIEASSKDVVRQLCQESFSSSAVGSKKLLDMTCSSLSVTQEEAEQLLRALHRLTRLAVFRDLSSAEAILALFPENFHQNLKNLLTKIILEHISTWRTEAQANQISLPRLVDLDWRVDIKTSSDSISRMAVPTCLLQMKIQEDPSLCGDKPSVSAVTVELSKETLDTMLDGLGRIRDQLSAVANK